In Bactrocera oleae isolate idBacOlea1 chromosome 3, idBacOlea1, whole genome shotgun sequence, a genomic segment contains:
- the LOC106614718 gene encoding cuticle collagen 144, which produces MQSILKLRYAVALLLALNCVLLCAAQGNGGWGGGSGAPGAPGGGNGGGAPGAPGAPGGSSGGYDGAPGAPGAPADGYYGHQNHMSSSAGFAQLQWLLALMPFTFLLKYA; this is translated from the exons ATGCAGTCAATCTTGAAGCTCCGATATGCAGTCGCGCTGCTGCTCGCACTGAATTGCGTTCTACTTTGCGCAG CTCAAGGCAACGGCGGTTGGGGTGGCGGCTCGGGTGCACCCGGTGCTCCCGGCGGTGGCAATGGTGGCGGCGCACCAGGTGCTCCTGGCGCACCCGGTGGCAGTAGTGGCGGTTATGATGGCGCACCCGGCGCGCCTGGTGCACCTGCTGACGGCTATTATGGCCACCAAAATCATATGAGCAGTTCGGCTGGATTTGCACAGCTCCAATGGCTGTTGGCTCTGATGCCATTCACGTTTCTGTTGAAATATGcctaa